Genomic DNA from Fusarium keratoplasticum isolate Fu6.1 chromosome 2, whole genome shotgun sequence:
CGCATAAAACCCCAGATTCAAGCGGTGGAGATGCGAATCTGGGGTTGTAACCCGTGGATGGGGGCAAACAAACTGGTTCGTGGTGGTGAGGCCCCggtctcggcggcggcgccgAAGACCGAGGGACGCCGGTCCTAGTCTACGAGTCAGGGGGTGTGTGTGCTAACCGATTAACCTTGAATTGTCTAAAGAGGTGGCCCTTACAATTGAAGGCATTGGGATTGGGTAAGATTACCCAGGAAACATggcagatggagaaggacgtGTATCCCAGATTGATGGAATTATTGTTGTGTCTATAGCATCCATAGGAAGACATCAACCAGCAGTATCGCGACTTATGATGATGGATTTTGAGCGACACACAGCTCTATCTTTCCAATTCCATCTTTACTCAACTAGCAATGCCAGCAGATAAAAATGCAAACTGTACGAAACTGACGTCAAGATTAAACAATCTGAAGGATCAATAGTCGGTCACTAGAAGTTGACGGGTCATCTGTTCACCTTTCAAAACGTGCATATTGCCTCCCCCTCAACGAGTCAGGATCCCCCCTCGTCCCTCAACCAAAAACCTCAATCCCACTCCCGCAATCTTTACCGAACCATGGATCCTGGCCCACCCCATGGGGCCATAGCCAAGCGGGGTTGAACAAACCCGTCGATCCTACCCAAACCCCAGGCTCGGTGTCAACCGCCGAAGCGGCCTCCATCGCCGCGCGAACTCATCCTGTTAAACCAACAGATATTCCTCTTGTGGCGACTGTGGACTCCAGATGCCTTCCAGCGCGTGCGACAGATGCCATCGGCGCAAGGTCCGCTGCGACAAGCTCCAGCCCCAGTGCTCCCCCTGCAGGAGGGCAGACGTGGCATGTCAATACGCTGTGAGCGACCACCAGATCCGTCGGAGGAACATCCAGAAGCTCGAGAGGCGTATCCGCGACTTGCAAGCAAACAATGACGCCTTGTCCGCCCAGCTAAGAGAGTCTGAAGCACCACCAGCTGAGAGGGAGGTGCCTACCCAGAGCTATGCTACTCCGGCAACACCGTCGCAGCATGTTGAAAACAGTTCACCTGGGGATGGGGAGGTTGCGGAGGAGGTGATTCAAATGAGTTTGATCGCTGGGGGAGGTCATCACTTTGTTGGATCCACGAgcggtctcctcctcgcaAACTTGCTCCAAGCTCGACCGCAGCCATCTTCCTCACTATTGAACGCTTCAGGATGGAAGCCAAACTCCCTCTCCGGCCTCCATTCCCCAAAAGGAACCTCTGGTTTACCACCCAAGAGTCTCGCTTCTGAGCTCCTGAGAGCGTACTGCAGCCACGATCACCTCTGCTACCCCTTTGTCTCTACCAAATCCCTCTACCGATCCCTGGACGCTGTCTACGAGAGTGAACCTCGCGAAAAGGATCCCGTCGATGCCTTTTTTGTGGACATGACTCTCGCGATAGGAACAGCTCAAGTCCACAAGTTCAACTGGAACGGCGTGTATGATGCAGAAACGCACTACAACCGCGCCATGACACGACTAGCAGACGTGCTTGCTCGAGATGGCATCGAGAGGTTACAGGCCTTGTTGTTGATATGTCAGTACCGGATGGGAACGACTTCGAGCAACACTACGACCAGCGTGTGGCATCTCATCGGGGTCGCTGCTCGGACGTGTCTGGAGATGGGTCTCCATCGAGCGTCTACGTATACATTACCCAGCGCAAGCGATGGCGATTCATCTAGTTCTACGGCCatggaggaagagatggagacCAAGAGGAGGTGCTTCTGGAGTCTTGTGGCTCTAGACCGTGTTACAAGCCTCGCTCTAGGTCGACCCCTGGCGATACAACTCGAAGATATCGACGTCGACCTCCCGCCGTGCGCCAACTCAGATCCCTTacctcaagatcaagacggaAATCCCTTGTCGTCAGCTCCTTACGGAACACCTCAATACCGCGCCGCAACGTCCGTATTTGTCCATATCGTTCGGTACCGTCTTATCTGCGGCAAGATCATCAATGCATTACATCGAAGCACAAAACACACCACAATCACAAACACCAATTACGAAGAGATGCGAGCAGCATTAGCtcaagagcttcaagagTGGCATGCAGAAACAGCGAACCTCCCCCTCGTCAAAGGCGACTCAACAGCGGCATCCCCCGCAAGCGGCTCAAGTTTCCGCTCCGAGGAGTGGTATCGCCTGCTATACCACAACGGCATGCTGATGCTGTTCCGTCCCTCGCCGTGTCTCTGCGACGCTTCAACAAACAGTGTCACTCTTCAACACATATTCGACTCGGCAAGAGAATCCATCAATCTTTACGCAAGTTTACATCGCTCTCGGAAGCTAAACTACTCCTGGATAACGATGCACTCTGTCTTCTTGGCGGGTCTGTCCTACATCTTTGCCCTAAGACATCACttccaagctcttcaagtTCAAGCCTCAGAACCCACACGAGCGCGACTGCATGCGACGCCAACAATCAACCAAGTCGTCAACGATACACGCGCATGTTCCAAAGTTCTAGTAGCAGTGTCAGAACGATGGGATCTAGCTCGGAACTGCTCCGACCTCTTTGACAGACTAAGCGACGCCGTAGTCGCCGACATAGTCGACGCCCAAGCGCCTCCAACAGTGCAAACCCCACAGGCGACGAGTAACAGCGCAAATGTAGACATCGTCGAGGCAGTGCCCTTCTCCACGGGACTCTATCAGCAGACTCCAGGAGCTGGCTTCGCAAACATGACGGTAGACAGCACGTTCCGGGATTGCTTTGGGGACCTGCAGAGTCTTGGGTTGGATGAATTTCACAATGATGCTATATCGCAGTTGTCGCAGGAGTGGTTTTttggtcttggagaagaCTCTCATAGGTACTACTAAGCATTTCCATAGGGACTTGTCCATTTAGTAGCAACCGAGGCTGATATGCCATTTATCAGATATGCCACTTATCAGATATGCCATTTATAA
This window encodes:
- a CDS encoding Zn(2)-C6 fungal-type domain-containing protein; the encoded protein is MPSSACDRCHRRKVRCDKLQPQCSPCRRADVACQYAVSDHQIRRRNIQKLERRIRDLQANNDALSAQLRESEAPPAEREVPTQSYATPATPSQHVENSSPGDGEVAEEVIQMSLIAGGGHHFVGSTSGLLLANLLQARPQPSSSLLNASGWKPNSLSGLHSPKGTSGLPPKSLASELLRAYCSHDHLCYPFVSTKSLYRSLDAVYESEPREKDPVDAFFVDMTLAIGTAQVHKFNWNGVYDAETHYNRAMTRLADVLARDGIERLQALLLICQYRMGTTSSNTTTSVWHLIGVAARTCLEMGLHRASTYTLPSASDGDSSSSTAMEEEMETKRRCFWSLVALDRVTSLALGRPLAIQLEDIDVDLPPCANSDPLPQDQDGNPLSSAPYGTPQYRAATSVFVHIVRYRLICGKIINALHRSTKHTTITNTNYEEMRAALAQELQEWHAETANLPLVKGDSTAASPASGSSFRSEEWYRLLYHNGMLMLFRPSPCLCDASTNSVTLQHIFDSARESINLYASLHRSRKLNYSWITMHSVFLAGLSYIFALRHHFQALQVQASEPTRARLHATPTINQVVNDTRACSKVLVAVSERWDLARNCSDLFDRLSDAVVADIVDAQAPPTVQTPQATSNSANVDIVEAVPFSTGLYQQTPGAGFANMTVDSTFRDCFGDLQSLGLDEFHNDAISQLSQEWFFGLGEDSHRYY